One stretch of Saccharomonospora xinjiangensis XJ-54 DNA includes these proteins:
- a CDS encoding DUF952 domain-containing protein: protein MILHFCPARDWEAVPDGGSYRAASLDEVGFIHCSDPGTVHLPANTLASGRKDLLLLRIDPELLTVPVRWEPGEPGDDNGVWFPHVYGPIPVSAVVAVEPYLPGPDGRFRPPPAMPGG from the coding sequence ATGATCCTGCACTTCTGCCCTGCCCGTGACTGGGAGGCGGTGCCGGACGGTGGCTCGTATCGCGCCGCTTCCCTCGACGAGGTGGGGTTCATCCACTGCTCGGACCCCGGCACCGTGCACCTGCCTGCGAACACGCTTGCCTCGGGCAGGAAAGATCTCCTGCTGCTGAGGATCGACCCGGAACTCCTCACCGTGCCCGTCAGGTGGGAGCCCGGCGAGCCCGGCGACGACAACGGTGTGTGGTTCCCCCACGTCTACGGGCCGATCCCCGTATCGGCCGTTGTGGCGGTGGAGCCCTACCTCCCCGGTCCGGACGGTCGGTTCCGTCCTCCGCCCGCGATGCCGGGCGGGTGA
- a CDS encoding GNAT family N-acetyltransferase, giving the protein MTTRHIEGPVALSGRSVLLREFTLADLDGVRGLVGDDRVTHFLSFTARSEEQSRELLRTIVEEARRRPRTEYYLAVTPQEQVDPTGSDKVVGITRLQRTHPHSGRLVYAIAHAYQGRGYARDAVRTVLDFAFGQLGLHRVTAAVGPDNRAGLALVERVGFTREGVLRDHVHTNGAWRDSVLYSMLAPEWRTAREA; this is encoded by the coding sequence GTGACGACTCGGCACATTGAGGGACCGGTCGCACTGAGCGGCCGTTCGGTCCTGCTGCGCGAGTTCACCCTCGCCGACCTCGACGGAGTGCGGGGCCTGGTCGGGGACGACCGCGTCACCCACTTCCTCTCGTTCACCGCACGCAGCGAAGAGCAGTCGCGGGAACTCCTCCGCACGATCGTCGAGGAAGCGAGACGACGCCCCCGCACCGAGTACTACCTCGCCGTCACGCCACAGGAGCAGGTGGACCCCACCGGCAGCGACAAGGTCGTGGGCATCACCAGATTGCAGCGGACCCATCCGCACTCGGGAAGGCTCGTCTACGCGATCGCCCACGCCTACCAGGGCCGAGGCTACGCGCGGGACGCGGTGCGGACGGTGCTCGACTTCGCGTTCGGGCAGCTCGGGCTGCACCGGGTGACCGCAGCGGTCGGCCCCGACAACAGGGCGGGACTCGCCCTCGTCGAGCGTGTCGGGTTCACCAGGGAAGGCGTGCTGCGCGACCACGTGCACACCAACGGCGCCTGGCGGGATTCGGTGCTGTACTCGATGCTCGCCCCGGAGTGGCGCACGGCTCGCGAGGCATGA
- a CDS encoding ferritin, with product MVSLKKNPRSKFYELLQAQIRNEFHAAQQYVAVAVWFDGKDLPQLAKHFYQQSLEERNHAMALVQYLLDTGHHVEIPDVPEVRNDFSDIREPIVLALEQERGVEADFRQLAKAARDEDDFTGEQFVQWFLKEQVEEIASMNRLLNVVDMAKGNVFDVEQFLFRESVGEDTDSTMPPVAGGKL from the coding sequence ATGGTCAGCCTCAAGAAGAATCCCCGGTCGAAGTTCTACGAACTGCTCCAGGCGCAGATCAGGAACGAATTCCATGCGGCACAGCAGTACGTCGCGGTGGCCGTGTGGTTCGACGGTAAGGACCTGCCCCAGCTCGCCAAGCACTTCTACCAGCAGTCGCTGGAAGAGCGGAATCACGCCATGGCACTGGTGCAGTACCTCCTCGACACCGGCCACCACGTCGAGATCCCGGACGTCCCCGAGGTCCGCAACGACTTCTCCGACATCCGGGAGCCGATCGTCCTCGCGCTGGAACAGGAGCGCGGGGTCGAGGCCGACTTCAGGCAGCTCGCGAAGGCAGCGAGGGACGAGGACGACTTCACGGGCGAGCAGTTCGTGCAGTGGTTCCTCAAGGAGCAGGTTGAGGAGATCGCCTCGATGAACCGGTTGCTCAACGTGGTGGACATGGCCAAGGGCAACGTCTTCGACGTCGAGCAGTTCCTCTTCCGCGAGTCGGTCGGCGAGGACACCGACTCCACGATGCCGCCGGTCGCGGGCGGGAAGCTGTGA
- a CDS encoding SigE family RNA polymerase sigma factor — protein sequence MTAFVSAVPAPPHERGVAGIVGHRKDTVVSGDLTDFSEFVQSSLPGLLRYGHALTGNPHDAADLVQSVLEKIGSRWSSVLRKTGDPLAYVRRSMTNAHISRWRRFRRESLVAEVPESGPVVHTDPFEHEPLWRALRELPPRQRAVIVLRYYEGLSEAEIAAALGVSQGTVKSQASKALASLRGKLRRDEGSEGREVV from the coding sequence GTGACTGCGTTCGTATCCGCAGTGCCCGCGCCTCCTCACGAAAGGGGCGTGGCGGGCATCGTCGGCCACAGGAAGGACACGGTCGTGTCTGGCGACCTCACGGACTTCTCCGAGTTCGTGCAGTCCAGCCTGCCCGGACTCCTGCGTTACGGGCACGCGCTGACAGGCAACCCGCACGACGCGGCCGACCTCGTGCAATCGGTGCTTGAGAAGATCGGGTCGCGCTGGAGTTCGGTGTTGCGCAAGACCGGCGACCCACTCGCCTACGTCCGCAGGTCGATGACCAACGCCCATATCAGCAGGTGGCGGCGCTTCCGGCGGGAGAGTCTCGTTGCCGAGGTTCCCGAGTCGGGCCCTGTGGTCCACACCGATCCCTTCGAGCACGAACCGCTGTGGCGGGCACTACGCGAGCTGCCCCCGAGGCAACGCGCGGTGATCGTGCTGCGGTACTACGAGGGACTCAGCGAGGCCGAGATCGCCGCTGCTCTCGGCGTCAGCCAGGGAACCGTGAAGAGCCAGGCGAGCAAGGCACTCGCCTCACTCCGAGGCAAGTTGCGCCGAGACGAGGGCAGCGAAGGGAGGGAAGTGGTGTGA
- a CDS encoding methyltransferase domain-containing protein, with protein MTTEHEWHKHARELAGTIVADGVLTDPAWRAALEAVPRHVFVPRFSVQRADGVWVETTTADAGWLHTVYSDTPLVTALAELEDGRRVPLSSSTKPGLMVRMLEALDVHDGHRVLEIGTGTGYNAGLLSHRLGAAHVFSVEIEADLVGLARERLAGLGHTPTLVAGDGAAGLPNAAPYDRIIATCSVSMVPSAWAAQVRDGGLVLVDVKRGVHAGNLVLLRRIGNRLEGRFLPKWAGFMAMRDATGTSFAAPSLRVDLECGRRSVTRLDPRPWTASVPWFLAQLRLPRNITFGYRGAGPEWATFTGEDGSWCAVSLAADDEGLREVRQGGPVAIWDHVESVHELWQRFGRPGWDRLGLTVHDDGRHRVWLDDPDSSQQWVLPPLR; from the coding sequence ATGACAACCGAGCACGAGTGGCATAAGCATGCGCGCGAACTCGCCGGCACGATCGTGGCTGACGGGGTGCTCACCGATCCGGCTTGGCGTGCTGCACTGGAGGCGGTACCTCGTCACGTGTTCGTGCCCCGGTTCTCCGTGCAGCGTGCTGACGGTGTGTGGGTGGAGACAACCACCGCCGACGCGGGCTGGTTGCACACGGTCTACAGCGACACGCCACTCGTGACGGCGCTCGCGGAACTGGAGGACGGCCGTCGAGTGCCCCTGTCGTCGTCAACGAAGCCCGGCCTCATGGTGCGCATGCTCGAGGCACTCGATGTGCATGACGGTCACCGGGTGCTCGAGATCGGCACCGGCACGGGCTACAACGCGGGCCTGCTGTCCCATCGTCTCGGCGCTGCTCACGTATTCTCCGTCGAGATCGAGGCCGACCTCGTCGGTCTCGCGCGTGAGCGGCTTGCCGGTCTCGGCCACACACCGACGCTCGTCGCAGGGGACGGGGCCGCCGGATTGCCGAACGCCGCGCCGTACGACCGGATCATCGCGACGTGCTCGGTCTCGATGGTGCCCTCCGCGTGGGCAGCTCAGGTACGCGACGGCGGGCTCGTGCTTGTGGACGTAAAACGCGGTGTGCACGCAGGAAACCTGGTGCTCCTGCGGCGCATCGGTAATCGGCTCGAAGGTCGGTTCCTGCCGAAGTGGGCAGGCTTCATGGCGATGCGCGACGCCACCGGCACGTCATTCGCAGCACCCTCGCTCAGGGTGGACCTCGAATGCGGCAGACGGTCGGTGACCCGGCTCGACCCACGGCCGTGGACGGCTTCGGTTCCGTGGTTTCTGGCTCAGCTGCGGCTTCCCCGGAATATCACGTTCGGCTATCGCGGGGCCGGACCCGAGTGGGCGACCTTCACGGGCGAGGACGGCTCGTGGTGTGCTGTGTCACTCGCGGCCGACGACGAGGGCTTGCGGGAGGTCCGGCAGGGCGGGCCCGTTGCCATCTGGGATCACGTCGAAAGCGTTCACGAGCTCTGGCAGAGATTCGGCAGGCCGGGTTGGGACAGACTCGGCCTCACCGTCCACGACGATGGCCGCCACCGCGTGTGGCTCGACGACCCGGACAGCTCGCAGCAGTGGGTACTGCCTCCGCTGCGCTGA
- a CDS encoding MerR family transcriptional regulator, whose translation MRIGELAERTGTPPRLLRYYEEQGLIRACRRPNGYRDYDEDTVDRVAQIRGLLEAGLPTRLIKKILPCLDQPRNIYFPRATPETLAELEGERERMDRRIECLTRNRDAISAYLDQVRRCRD comes from the coding sequence ATGCGGATCGGGGAACTGGCGGAGCGCACGGGCACACCGCCGAGGCTGCTGCGGTACTACGAGGAGCAGGGTCTGATCAGGGCTTGTCGCCGCCCGAACGGATACCGCGACTACGACGAGGACACCGTCGATCGGGTCGCGCAGATCCGCGGACTGCTGGAAGCCGGACTTCCCACTCGCTTGATCAAAAAAATTCTTCCGTGTCTCGACCAGCCGAGGAATATCTACTTTCCCCGCGCGACACCGGAAACGCTCGCGGAGCTCGAGGGTGAGCGGGAGCGGATGGACAGGCGCATCGAATGCCTCACCAGGAATCGCGACGCTATCTCCGCATACCTTGATCAGGTACGGCGGTGTCGCGACTGA
- a CDS encoding MFS transporter, producing the protein MRSDPRSDRLPIGALLALTTAAFITVLTEALPAGVLPGISRDLGISESAAGQTVTVYAIGTALSAIPLSSLTAGWPRKRVLLIGAAGFAVANTVTAIAGNVPLLMGARFVAGIAAGLVWALLAGYARRLAPEGQEGRAIAVVMAGIPAALSLGVPAGTFLGEAFGWRLTFGAITVVAVVLIAWIMAVVPDRPGTRAHGRLPMARTLATPGVAVVLVVTTVFVLAHTIGYTYVAAFLSGAGMSGHIDVALLVFGIASMVSIWIVGVHIDRRLRLLSIASVIMVAVASTALALVSGDVVTTYIALALWGLGWGGVPTLLQTAVGKAGGVYADTAQAALVTVWNGAMAAGGAAGGVLLGFLDASELPLGVAVLLVPVFIAVLAAHRHGFPASKPAQQSDVCDLNVTATTAPSVVENS; encoded by the coding sequence ATGCGAAGCGATCCCCGTTCCGACCGGCTGCCGATCGGCGCTCTTCTCGCGCTGACGACGGCAGCCTTCATCACCGTACTCACCGAGGCCCTTCCCGCCGGTGTACTTCCCGGAATCAGCCGCGATCTCGGTATCTCCGAGTCGGCGGCAGGCCAGACCGTCACCGTCTACGCGATCGGCACCGCACTGTCAGCCATCCCGCTCAGCTCGCTGACAGCCGGGTGGCCGCGCAAGCGGGTACTGCTGATCGGCGCGGCCGGGTTCGCTGTGGCGAACACCGTCACGGCGATAGCGGGCAACGTTCCCCTGCTCATGGGCGCACGGTTCGTGGCAGGAATCGCCGCGGGGCTGGTGTGGGCGCTGCTCGCCGGTTACGCGCGGAGGCTGGCCCCGGAAGGCCAGGAAGGCCGGGCCATCGCCGTCGTGATGGCCGGTATCCCGGCTGCCCTCTCACTCGGCGTTCCGGCGGGGACCTTCCTCGGTGAGGCGTTCGGCTGGCGCTTGACCTTCGGCGCGATCACCGTGGTGGCCGTCGTGCTCATCGCCTGGATCATGGCCGTGGTGCCCGACCGGCCGGGGACCCGCGCACACGGCAGGCTCCCGATGGCTCGAACCCTCGCCACGCCGGGTGTCGCGGTCGTTCTCGTGGTCACCACCGTCTTCGTGCTCGCGCACACCATCGGCTACACCTACGTGGCCGCGTTCCTCTCGGGTGCGGGCATGTCGGGGCACATCGACGTCGCACTACTCGTGTTCGGAATCGCATCGATGGTGAGCATCTGGATCGTCGGCGTCCACATCGACCGCCGACTGCGGCTGCTGTCCATCGCGAGCGTGATCATGGTGGCTGTGGCCTCGACCGCGCTCGCGCTGGTATCGGGCGACGTGGTGACCACCTACATCGCGCTGGCGTTGTGGGGCCTCGGCTGGGGTGGTGTGCCGACGCTGCTCCAGACCGCCGTCGGCAAAGCCGGTGGCGTTTACGCGGACACGGCTCAAGCCGCGCTGGTGACCGTCTGGAACGGGGCCATGGCCGCAGGAGGTGCCGCGGGCGGGGTGCTGCTCGGCTTCCTCGACGCCTCCGAACTTCCGCTGGGTGTCGCGGTTCTGCTCGTGCCGGTGTTCATCGCCGTGCTGGCCGCCCACCGGCACGGATTCCCCGCATCGAAGCCGGCTCAGCAGTCGGACGTGTGCGACCTCAACGTGACGGCGACGACGGCGCCGTCCGTCGTCGAGAACTCGTAG
- a CDS encoding DUF5926 family protein, with the protein MGKGARRKGPGKAGKRKVRDVFVARPFEGLAAEPELIALREFVPSATAPLPVKEAGDRTVTLASVLPVAAAAMVRGETGEILIGMQVQTRSSDISRDLGRALRWALDAEPGQVLSVPDTTSEPQPGERLQDLLDPDAELEVELHSDFGWWLADDTQATGEVAMSLERANAAIMPTERVRQGAYWTLAGSKAHLRWVWPTDENRLLQALARLSAAGELSLGEGSRYAGSFRAHGLLVPVWDLDAEAHAREWAEPAEQLATRLESALASLDDKPLDAAERRARDGLIGRQLTLR; encoded by the coding sequence ATGGGCAAGGGCGCACGCAGGAAGGGGCCGGGCAAGGCCGGTAAGCGGAAGGTTCGCGACGTTTTCGTGGCGCGCCCTTTCGAGGGGCTCGCGGCCGAGCCGGAGCTGATCGCGCTGCGCGAATTCGTCCCATCCGCCACGGCGCCGCTGCCCGTGAAGGAGGCCGGCGACCGCACCGTGACACTGGCCTCCGTGCTGCCGGTGGCCGCGGCGGCGATGGTGCGGGGCGAGACCGGCGAGATCCTCATCGGCATGCAGGTGCAGACGCGGTCGTCGGACATCAGCCGCGACCTCGGCCGCGCGCTGCGCTGGGCACTGGACGCCGAGCCGGGTCAGGTGCTCTCGGTGCCCGACACCACCAGCGAACCGCAGCCTGGCGAGAGGTTGCAGGACCTGCTCGACCCGGACGCCGAGTTGGAGGTCGAACTGCACTCCGACTTCGGCTGGTGGCTCGCCGACGACACGCAGGCCACCGGTGAGGTCGCGATGTCGCTCGAACGCGCCAACGCCGCGATCATGCCCACCGAGCGGGTGCGGCAGGGCGCCTACTGGACGCTGGCCGGGTCGAAGGCGCACCTGCGCTGGGTGTGGCCGACCGACGAGAACCGGCTGCTCCAGGCACTCGCCAGGTTGTCGGCGGCCGGTGAACTCTCGCTCGGCGAGGGCTCGCGCTACGCGGGTTCGTTCCGCGCGCACGGACTGCTCGTTCCCGTGTGGGATCTCGACGCCGAGGCTCACGCGCGGGAGTGGGCCGAACCCGCCGAGCAACTCGCGACTCGCCTGGAATCGGCGCTCGCGTCCCTGGACGACAAGCCGCTCGACGCTGCGGAACGCAGGGCCCGCGACGGGCTGATCGGGCGGCAGCTCACCCTGCGCTGA
- a CDS encoding cytochrome P450: MFDPRDSQFLADPYPAFAELRSRGAVHHHEGLGLSIAVSHAAASAVLRDRRLGRLWQDATPAEQFASFNMLHRNSLLENEPPAHTRLRRLVSAAFARGHVERLRPSVEALADRMVAELADHIAAEGQADLLEHLAQPLPVAVITELLGVPERDGPMLVGWSNAIVKMYEYGLPEPQRREAEASATEFADYLRALAAHRADRPGDDLLSHLIASDLTGDEVVATAVLLLMAGHEATVNVIGNGVHALLTHRAQWDRLVADPALAPTATEELIRYDSPLQLFERTATTDVEIAGHRIAEGDKIAALLGAAARDPEVFADPDVLDIGRTPNPHLGFGGGVHYCLGAPLARIEIAAALTALARRLPGLREADAPVRRGEFVIRGFSVLPVTA; this comes from the coding sequence GTGTTCGACCCGCGCGATTCGCAGTTCCTCGCCGACCCTTACCCGGCATTCGCCGAGCTTCGCTCGCGCGGAGCGGTTCACCACCACGAAGGGCTCGGGCTTTCGATCGCCGTCTCGCACGCCGCCGCTTCCGCGGTGCTGCGCGATCGCAGGCTGGGCAGGCTCTGGCAGGACGCCACACCGGCGGAGCAGTTCGCGTCGTTCAACATGCTGCACCGCAACTCGCTGCTGGAGAACGAACCGCCCGCACACACACGGTTGCGCAGGCTCGTCTCGGCCGCTTTCGCCAGGGGACACGTCGAGCGCTTGCGTCCCTCGGTGGAGGCGCTCGCCGACCGCATGGTGGCCGAACTGGCCGACCACATCGCCGCCGAAGGTCAGGCCGACCTGCTCGAACACCTCGCCCAGCCACTGCCGGTCGCCGTGATCACCGAGTTGCTCGGTGTTCCCGAACGGGACGGTCCGATGCTGGTCGGCTGGAGCAACGCCATCGTCAAAATGTACGAGTACGGGCTGCCCGAACCGCAGCGGCGGGAGGCGGAGGCCTCGGCGACCGAGTTCGCCGACTACCTCCGCGCGCTGGCCGCCCACAGGGCCGACCGCCCCGGCGACGACCTGCTCAGTCACCTCATCGCGAGCGACCTCACGGGCGACGAGGTCGTGGCCACGGCGGTGCTGCTGCTCATGGCGGGGCACGAGGCCACGGTGAACGTGATCGGCAACGGCGTCCACGCGCTGCTGACCCACCGCGCTCAGTGGGACAGGCTGGTGGCCGACCCGGCTCTCGCACCGACGGCGACAGAGGAACTCATCCGATACGACTCGCCGCTGCAACTGTTCGAACGGACCGCGACCACCGACGTCGAGATCGCCGGGCATCGCATCGCCGAGGGAGACAAGATCGCCGCGCTGCTCGGTGCGGCGGCGAGGGACCCGGAGGTTTTCGCCGACCCCGACGTCCTCGACATCGGTCGCACACCCAACCCGCACCTCGGCTTCGGTGGGGGCGTGCACTACTGCCTCGGGGCTCCGCTCGCGCGCATCGAGATCGCGGCGGCGCTCACCGCGCTCGCCCGGCGCCTTCCCGGACTCCGGGAGGCGGACGCGCCCGTCCGCAGGGGCGAGTTCGTGATCCGGGGGTTCAGCGTGCTGCCCGTGACGGCGTGA
- a CDS encoding sodium/solute symporter: MQPNPWALAAVVLVLTATSYLGHRLSQYARPTDDFLVARRTVRSRRNASAISGEYLCAASFLGVSGLVLKEGADALWYPIGFTVGFLALGIFVAAPLRRSGAYTIPDFLEARLGSTGLRVVSTVFVAVLGLVYLVPQLQGASLALTSIAPEAETWWGPALVAAFVTANVLLRGMRSATLVQAFSHWVKLFALAIPAFVLSIVFLGSGGTGASGGLGEEAPPEFTEETMVTVGTDVVLRVDEPTMVHELDEDPPGPRMWVPGIDYPARDGERLLFPASSAVPVVVDAESDNASWLQPAEDGDDVWWTYSVIVATFFGTMGLPHVLARFYTNPDGRAARRTTVQVLLLLGVFYLFPVLLGALSRMYVPELLVTGENDAAVLRVPSAMLPGVVGQLVVAVLAAGAFAAFVSTSSGLVVSVSGMITSDLMWGKQRDFIIAMVGLSGAAVAVAVALPLDDLVHTVGLAFALAASTFCPLLLLGIWWRRLTWVGALLGMLVGGIGALSALAGYVVARVHGEEPSWFLAQPALLTVPAALLTTVVVSLATARRVPEDVDVVMLQLHAPDRLGFMRDPSGADLGEDGGLDGFAGRHRRP; the protein is encoded by the coding sequence GTGCAGCCGAACCCATGGGCCCTCGCCGCCGTCGTGCTGGTCCTGACGGCGACGTCGTACCTCGGTCATCGACTGTCGCAGTACGCGCGGCCCACCGACGACTTCCTTGTCGCGCGCCGCACGGTGCGGTCGAGGCGGAACGCCTCGGCGATCTCCGGCGAGTACCTTTGCGCCGCTTCCTTCCTCGGCGTTTCGGGATTGGTGCTGAAGGAGGGTGCGGACGCGCTGTGGTATCCCATCGGGTTCACCGTGGGGTTCCTCGCTCTCGGCATCTTCGTGGCCGCTCCGCTTCGCCGCTCGGGCGCGTACACGATCCCCGACTTCCTTGAGGCACGGCTCGGTTCCACCGGCCTTCGGGTGGTCTCGACGGTGTTCGTCGCGGTGCTGGGGCTGGTCTATCTCGTGCCGCAGTTGCAGGGAGCGAGTCTCGCGCTGACGTCGATCGCGCCGGAGGCGGAGACGTGGTGGGGGCCGGCGCTGGTGGCCGCGTTCGTCACGGCCAACGTGTTGTTACGCGGAATGCGGTCGGCGACTCTGGTGCAGGCGTTCTCGCACTGGGTGAAGCTGTTCGCGCTGGCGATTCCCGCATTCGTGCTCAGCATTGTCTTCCTCGGTAGCGGAGGCACGGGAGCCTCGGGCGGGCTCGGTGAGGAGGCGCCGCCGGAGTTCACCGAGGAGACCATGGTCACCGTGGGCACGGACGTCGTCCTGAGGGTCGATGAACCCACGATGGTGCACGAACTGGACGAGGACCCGCCCGGCCCCAGGATGTGGGTTCCCGGCATCGACTATCCGGCGCGCGACGGTGAACGGCTGCTGTTCCCGGCTTCCTCCGCCGTTCCGGTCGTGGTGGACGCCGAGTCGGACAACGCGAGCTGGCTCCAGCCAGCCGAGGACGGCGACGACGTCTGGTGGACCTACTCCGTGATCGTGGCGACTTTCTTCGGCACGATGGGGCTGCCACATGTGCTCGCCCGCTTCTACACCAATCCCGACGGCAGGGCCGCACGCCGCACCACCGTGCAGGTGTTGCTGCTGCTCGGGGTGTTCTACCTCTTTCCCGTGCTGCTCGGGGCGCTGTCGCGGATGTACGTGCCGGAGCTGCTGGTGACGGGGGAGAACGACGCCGCTGTGCTGCGGGTGCCGTCGGCGATGCTGCCGGGTGTGGTGGGCCAGCTCGTGGTCGCGGTGCTCGCGGCTGGCGCGTTCGCCGCGTTCGTGTCCACCTCGTCCGGGCTGGTGGTGAGCGTGTCCGGCATGATCACCAGCGACTTGATGTGGGGTAAGCAGCGGGACTTCATCATCGCGATGGTGGGCCTGTCGGGAGCGGCGGTCGCGGTCGCCGTGGCGTTGCCGCTCGACGACCTCGTCCACACCGTGGGGCTGGCTTTCGCGCTGGCCGCTTCGACGTTCTGCCCGCTGCTGCTGCTCGGCATCTGGTGGCGGCGCCTCACGTGGGTCGGGGCACTGCTCGGCATGCTGGTCGGCGGGATTGGGGCGCTGAGCGCGCTGGCCGGGTACGTGGTGGCCAGAGTGCACGGTGAGGAACCGTCGTGGTTCCTCGCCCAGCCCGCGCTCCTGACCGTGCCTGCCGCGCTGCTCACCACGGTGGTGGTGAGCCTTGCGACGGCCCGCCGTGTCCCCGAGGACGTCGATGTGGTGATGCTCCAGTTGCACGCACCCGACCGGCTCGGGTTCATGCGCGACCCGAGTGGCGCCGACCTGGGTGAGGACGGTGGGCTCGACGGTTTCGCGGGCCGCCACCGAAGGCCGTGA
- a CDS encoding rhodanese-like domain-containing protein encodes MNHSGDIPTISIDALPSEDYVLLDVREPDEWAAGHAPSAVHIPLGELPARAGELSELAADRPVHVVCRTGGRSARATAWLNAAGVVDAVNVEGGMKTWEAMGRPMVSDRADVPAEVL; translated from the coding sequence GTGAACCACTCCGGCGACATACCCACGATCTCGATCGATGCCCTTCCCTCGGAGGACTACGTGCTGCTCGACGTGAGGGAGCCCGACGAGTGGGCGGCAGGGCACGCGCCTTCGGCCGTTCACATCCCGCTCGGCGAGTTACCTGCGCGGGCAGGCGAGCTGAGTGAACTCGCCGCCGACCGCCCCGTGCATGTCGTCTGCCGCACAGGTGGTCGTTCCGCACGCGCCACGGCCTGGCTGAACGCCGCAGGCGTCGTCGATGCCGTGAACGTGGAGGGTGGCATGAAGACGTGGGAGGCCATGGGGCGTCCGATGGTCTCCGATCGCGCCGACGTGCCTGCCGAGGTGCTGTGA
- a CDS encoding DUF4328 domain-containing protein, which produces MNQAAPGWGPVPGNRNGQPPRVPVRWVASVPGNALPGTGSRPRIPYQGPPAYDVPPRWGFPHVVWRWPTAVQGTSAAVPVPSQRLRLIARNAVAVLWTLVALAAVASGAELWRYVLLVLSRDSALSSAVVGASDALVLTFSLLTFVVAVFAFVVSVWWLLVARKAAADEAGQHPPRPTWQVLVGLLVPGLNLAMAGSILAELEHAAIRRPANQRPKPSRLVLAWWGTWIANALLLTLTVLWRTRDGVQAQVDAVVLTAFSDLSAVLLALATVLVVRRFTRLLAPMDEQLVRPLRVLRVQDAPELPRRARPRTAAR; this is translated from the coding sequence GTGAATCAGGCGGCACCCGGCTGGGGCCCTGTACCGGGGAACCGGAACGGGCAGCCCCCGCGCGTGCCGGTGCGGTGGGTCGCTTCAGTGCCGGGCAACGCGCTGCCCGGCACTGGTTCGAGGCCGCGCATCCCGTATCAGGGGCCCCCCGCCTACGACGTCCCTCCGCGCTGGGGGTTCCCGCACGTGGTGTGGCGGTGGCCGACGGCCGTGCAGGGCACGAGCGCCGCCGTTCCCGTGCCGTCGCAGCGGCTGCGGCTCATCGCCCGCAACGCGGTGGCGGTGTTGTGGACATTGGTGGCGCTCGCGGCTGTGGCGTCGGGCGCCGAACTCTGGCGCTACGTGCTGCTCGTACTGAGCCGGGACAGCGCGTTGTCGTCCGCCGTCGTGGGCGCGTCCGACGCGCTGGTGCTGACGTTCTCCCTGCTGACGTTCGTGGTGGCGGTGTTCGCGTTCGTCGTGTCCGTGTGGTGGCTTCTCGTCGCGAGGAAAGCCGCGGCCGACGAGGCGGGACAGCATCCGCCCCGTCCGACGTGGCAGGTGCTCGTCGGGCTGCTGGTGCCCGGACTGAATCTGGCGATGGCGGGTTCGATCCTCGCCGAACTCGAACACGCCGCCATCCGCAGGCCCGCCAATCAGCGCCCGAAACCGTCACGGCTCGTGCTGGCGTGGTGGGGAACGTGGATCGCCAACGCGCTGCTGTTGACACTCACTGTGCTGTGGCGTACTCGCGACGGGGTGCAGGCGCAGGTGGACGCCGTGGTGCTCACCGCGTTCTCCGACCTTTCCGCCGTGCTGCTCGCGCTCGCCACCGTGCTCGTCGTCCGCCGCTTCACGCGGCTGCTGGCGCCGATGGACGAGCAGCTCGTCCGCCCGCTGCGGGTGTTGCGGGTTCAGGACGCGCCGGAGCTGCCGCGCAGGGCACGGCCGAGGACAGCGGCGCGCTGA